One genomic region from Halococcus qingdaonensis encodes:
- a CDS encoding electron transfer flavoprotein subunit alpha/FixB family protein gives MSDVLAVAEHRRGDLRDVSFELVTAGRDLADAAGGDLHVAVIGGDVDGFAEELNREGVDTIHTISEGEEFNHDVYTQTVEALFDELAPELLLLPNTVNGLDYAPAVANSLSLPLVTDAIDVEYGDELAVTREMYGSKVETVVEVDADRVALTIRPGEWPPAESTGDAEISQFDVSIDESAVRSTVTGFQEVGGGDVDITDADVLVSVGRGIEEEENIALVEALADTLGATLSSSRPIVDNGWLPKNRQVGQSGKVVTPDIYIAIGISGAVQHVAGMKGADTIVAINTDASAPIYDLADYGVVDDLFDVVPALIEAFGGEPPAL, from the coding sequence ATGAGCGACGTACTCGCCGTCGCCGAACACCGCCGTGGCGATCTTCGTGATGTGAGCTTCGAACTCGTCACTGCCGGGCGCGACCTCGCCGACGCCGCCGGTGGCGACCTTCACGTGGCCGTCATCGGCGGCGACGTCGACGGGTTCGCCGAGGAACTGAACCGCGAGGGCGTCGATACGATTCACACGATTAGTGAGGGCGAGGAGTTCAACCACGACGTCTACACCCAAACTGTCGAAGCGCTCTTCGACGAACTGGCTCCGGAACTGCTCTTGCTACCCAACACGGTCAACGGGCTCGATTACGCACCAGCTGTTGCTAACAGTCTGTCACTGCCACTCGTCACCGACGCCATCGACGTCGAGTACGGTGACGAACTGGCCGTCACTCGCGAGATGTATGGCTCGAAGGTCGAGACAGTGGTCGAGGTCGACGCCGATCGGGTAGCACTGACGATCCGCCCCGGCGAGTGGCCACCCGCCGAGAGCACTGGCGATGCCGAAATCAGCCAATTCGACGTCTCGATCGACGAATCGGCCGTCCGCTCGACCGTGACTGGGTTCCAAGAAGTCGGTGGTGGCGACGTCGACATCACCGACGCTGATGTCTTGGTGAGCGTCGGCCGCGGTATCGAGGAAGAAGAGAACATCGCGCTCGTCGAAGCGCTGGCCGACACCCTCGGCGCGACGCTCTCCTCATCACGCCCGATCGTCGACAACGGCTGGCTGCCCAAAAACCGGCAGGTCGGCCAATCCGGGAAGGTCGTGACGCCCGACATCTACATCGCCATCGGCATCTCGGGGGCCGTCCAGCACGTCGCCGGCATGAAGGGTGCCGACACCATCGTCGCCATCAACACCGACGCGAGCGCTCCCATCTACGATCTCGCCGACTACGGCGTCGTCGACGACCTCTTCGACGTCGTCCCCGCCCTCATCGAAGCCTTCGGTGGCGAACCGCCCGCACTCTGA
- a CDS encoding phytoene/squalene synthase family protein, whose translation MIADTPTDSEREWCHDALDGTSRTFAITVDLLDEPMATQICVSYLLCRIADTIEDAGHIPPATQSTLLRDYDRVLDPDDDHTVEAFEHAVEPWLPDDGGEDWRVVANAPRVLRAFESLAPDARAAVLDPIRELVSGMALFVERHADTDGLRIETIEELEEYCWYAAGTVGTLVTNLLARDAGPERTRRLRETDRSFSLLLQLVNVAKDVSDDYREENNVYLPTEWLRAEDVDPENVCEPSNTGSVARVIRRVTDRAESYADDARRYLAAAPETNGNTLAAWAVPYLLAIGTLRELDARAEDVLREGGVKISRAEVLAIVGQFATDDNPPLERLRTEIEAQPYDLAVAES comes from the coding sequence ATGATTGCTGATACACCGACCGATTCCGAGCGCGAGTGGTGTCACGACGCGCTCGACGGTACTTCGCGCACCTTCGCCATCACCGTCGATCTGCTCGACGAGCCGATGGCGACGCAGATCTGTGTCAGCTACCTGCTCTGCCGGATCGCGGACACGATCGAGGACGCCGGTCACATCCCACCGGCCACCCAGAGTACGCTGCTTCGCGACTACGATCGCGTGCTCGATCCTGACGACGACCACACGGTCGAGGCGTTCGAGCACGCCGTCGAACCGTGGCTCCCCGACGATGGTGGCGAGGACTGGCGCGTCGTCGCCAACGCGCCGCGGGTGCTCCGGGCGTTCGAATCGCTCGCACCCGACGCGCGCGCCGCGGTGCTCGACCCGATTCGCGAGCTCGTCTCCGGGATGGCGCTGTTCGTCGAGCGCCACGCCGACACCGACGGCCTCCGGATCGAGACGATCGAGGAACTGGAGGAGTACTGCTGGTACGCCGCCGGGACGGTTGGCACGCTCGTCACGAACCTGCTCGCCCGCGATGCCGGCCCCGAGCGGACCCGCAGACTTCGCGAGACAGACCGTTCGTTCTCGTTGCTCCTCCAACTCGTGAACGTCGCGAAGGACGTCAGTGACGACTATCGCGAGGAGAACAACGTCTATCTCCCGACGGAGTGGCTCCGTGCCGAGGACGTCGATCCCGAGAACGTCTGTGAGCCGTCGAACACAGGGTCGGTCGCGCGCGTCATCCGCCGCGTCACCGATCGGGCGGAGAGCTATGCCGACGACGCACGGCGCTATCTCGCCGCCGCACCCGAGACGAACGGCAACACGCTCGCGGCGTGGGCGGTGCCGTATCTGCTCGCGATCGGGACGCTGCGCGAACTCGACGCCCGCGCCGAGGACGTGCTCCGCGAGGGCGGGGTGAAGATCTCCCGTGCGGAAGTGCTCGCGATCGTGGGCCAGTTCGCCACCGACGACAACCCGCCGCTCGAACGGCTGCGGACGGAGATCGAAGCGCAGCCGTACGATCTCGCGGTGGCCGAATCCTGA
- a CDS encoding DUF7096 domain-containing protein, translating to MRRALVVVVCCCLLAGAAVAVPSAGDRQHARPATPATNTSEYLTIGPNTAESSGYQRATLDVSGTLALDTRGLDGRYRQLVLDERFAATDSTAKRRAMLQTNADRIESRIDGLQRQQSTAVREYNNGTSTAREFVIELAHIHTAAGRLGVAAGRVADRARSIPGSTIDGQPAVSWARNRGVELGPLRGPVRESIATTLRGQNTVPLDASTAPDLEAAQTAPDERLEALDLYVATSNEGVVLATVDDGRHSREAYLPSERANESAGSLTDITAALDRVADRYPWAWNNSVSRDASGDRRAGVYRFTLFYDHGRLTTNLDSRSGAVFSEQQRNRLSAMPTTDPLRRTSGGLRLIVNRTYPTGPVELSLADRAGDPVDGRITIANHSIGRTGTDGSLWAVAPRNSATVVARANGDTVRIETGFSPAGNRTTTIAGSPSTTER from the coding sequence ATGCGTCGTGCGCTCGTCGTGGTGGTGTGTTGCTGTCTGCTCGCCGGGGCTGCGGTCGCGGTGCCGAGCGCCGGCGATCGGCAGCACGCCCGGCCGGCGACGCCGGCAACGAACACGAGCGAGTATCTGACGATCGGCCCGAATACGGCCGAATCGTCCGGCTATCAACGGGCGACGCTTGACGTGTCGGGGACACTCGCGCTCGATACGCGCGGTCTCGACGGTCGCTACCGACAGCTCGTCCTCGACGAGCGCTTCGCCGCGACCGACTCGACGGCCAAACGTCGAGCAATGCTCCAAACGAACGCCGACCGCATCGAATCGCGTATCGACGGGCTGCAGCGCCAGCAGTCGACGGCGGTGCGCGAGTACAACAACGGGACGAGCACGGCCCGCGAGTTCGTCATCGAACTCGCGCACATCCACACGGCGGCCGGACGGCTCGGCGTGGCCGCCGGCCGTGTGGCCGATCGCGCACGCTCGATCCCCGGTTCGACCATCGACGGCCAGCCGGCGGTCAGCTGGGCACGCAACCGCGGCGTCGAGCTCGGTCCGCTGCGCGGCCCGGTCCGCGAGAGCATCGCCACGACGCTGCGCGGGCAGAACACGGTTCCGCTCGATGCGTCGACCGCTCCCGATCTCGAAGCTGCGCAAACGGCACCCGACGAGCGCCTCGAAGCGCTTGATCTGTACGTTGCAACCTCAAACGAGGGCGTCGTGCTGGCGACGGTCGACGACGGTCGCCACTCCCGCGAGGCGTATCTCCCGAGTGAACGGGCCAACGAATCGGCGGGCAGTCTGACCGACATCACCGCCGCGCTCGATCGCGTGGCCGATCGCTACCCGTGGGCGTGGAACAACTCCGTGTCACGGGACGCGAGCGGCGATCGACGGGCGGGCGTCTATCGCTTCACGCTGTTTTACGATCACGGCCGCCTGACAACCAACCTCGACAGCCGCTCGGGCGCGGTGTTCTCCGAACAGCAGCGAAACCGTCTCTCGGCCATGCCCACGACCGATCCGCTCCGCCGGACCAGCGGCGGCCTCCGACTGATCGTCAACCGTACCTACCCCACGGGCCCGGTCGAACTCTCGCTCGCGGACCGCGCGGGCGATCCGGTCGATGGGCGCATCACGATCGCCAACCACTCGATCGGTCGCACCGGCACCGATGGCTCCCTCTGGGCGGTCGCGCCACGGAACAGCGCCACCGTCGTCGCCCGGGCGAACGGCGACACCGTCCGGATCGAGACGGGATTCTCCCCGGCTGGCAACCGGACCACGACCATCGCTGGCTCTCCATCCACAACCGAACGTTGA
- a CDS encoding conditioned medium-induced protein 4: MDEKTESLRDIFIDVTEESTVTEHQEDVRGSLTRDGSTEERTADVITAMADRYDLPTSLDDAQRVDLVAAFYAGADDDSIAESLDTTTETVERTRLALHLVRERETDSPIEPSELRDRLADADVATVAADLDTSPETVERHRRVAETQAARRAVGDRFREAFDEIYLDADLASHTDDVTRDGLDEATEGMENELSL, translated from the coding sequence ATGGACGAGAAAACGGAATCGCTACGCGACATCTTCATCGACGTCACCGAGGAGTCGACCGTGACCGAACACCAAGAGGACGTGCGCGGCTCGCTCACGCGCGACGGCTCGACCGAGGAACGCACCGCGGATGTCATCACGGCGATGGCCGACCGCTACGACCTCCCGACGAGCCTCGACGACGCCCAGCGCGTCGACCTCGTCGCGGCGTTCTACGCGGGCGCGGACGACGACTCCATCGCCGAATCGCTCGACACCACCACCGAAACCGTCGAACGCACCCGCCTCGCGCTCCACCTCGTCCGCGAGCGCGAGACCGACAGCCCGATCGAACCGAGCGAGCTCCGCGACCGCCTCGCCGACGCCGACGTCGCGACGGTCGCCGCCGACCTCGACACCAGCCCCGAAACCGTCGAACGCCACCGCCGCGTCGCCGAAACGCAGGCCGCCCGCCGCGCCGTCGGCGATCGCTTCCGCGAAGCCTTCGACGAGATCTATCTCGACGCCGACCTCGCCAGCCACACCGACGACGTCACTCGCGACGGGCTCGACGAGGCGACCGAAGGAATGGAGAACGAGCTTTCGCTCTGA
- a CDS encoding lysylphosphatidylglycerol synthase transmembrane domain-containing protein: MTRGGNLRATLVGFAGALVALAALSLLVGIEDILGALSLADPSVIFVVVAVAVCWLTAWGLSLRTVLGVLGAPITAPVAVLVFAGATFANNVTPFGQAGGEPVSALLVSRASDSEYETGLAAIASVDALNFVPSIVLALIGLGYFATTITFGENLLLVSAVVVGFAIALLLAVYFGWTNRYRVERVAVDTLTPLARRVGAFVPGVSPPSRAGLERRIEGFFTAVERVGTNPRGLLLALCFSAAGWVGLATSLWLSLFALGHTVPAAVVLVAIPAGAMAGVTPLPGGLGGVEAVLGALVTATTGSIPAATVLAAVLIHRGATYALPTVVGGATAAVLADR, encoded by the coding sequence ATGACACGCGGCGGAAACCTCAGAGCGACGCTCGTCGGTTTCGCGGGCGCGCTCGTCGCTCTCGCCGCTCTCTCGTTGCTCGTCGGTATCGAGGACATCCTCGGTGCGCTGTCGCTGGCCGACCCCTCGGTGATCTTCGTCGTGGTCGCCGTCGCGGTCTGCTGGCTCACGGCGTGGGGGCTCTCGCTGCGCACGGTGCTCGGCGTTCTCGGTGCGCCGATTACGGCTCCGGTCGCCGTGCTCGTCTTCGCGGGCGCGACCTTCGCCAACAACGTCACGCCGTTCGGACAAGCCGGCGGCGAACCGGTGAGCGCGCTGCTGGTCTCGCGGGCCTCCGACAGCGAGTACGAGACCGGGCTGGCGGCGATCGCCAGCGTCGACGCGCTCAACTTCGTCCCCTCGATCGTGCTCGCGTTGATCGGTTTGGGCTACTTCGCGACCACGATCACCTTCGGCGAGAACCTCCTGCTCGTCTCGGCCGTCGTCGTCGGTTTCGCGATCGCGCTGCTCCTCGCCGTCTACTTCGGCTGGACGAACCGCTATCGCGTCGAGCGCGTCGCCGTCGACACGTTGACGCCGCTCGCCAGACGGGTCGGCGCGTTCGTTCCAGGCGTCTCGCCGCCGAGTCGCGCGGGGCTCGAACGCCGGATCGAGGGCTTCTTCACCGCCGTCGAGCGCGTCGGCACCAACCCGCGGGGACTGCTGCTCGCGCTCTGTTTTTCGGCCGCTGGCTGGGTCGGTCTCGCCACGTCTCTCTGGCTCTCGCTGTTCGCGCTCGGCCACACTGTCCCGGCGGCGGTCGTACTCGTGGCGATCCCCGCGGGCGCGATGGCCGGTGTCACGCCGCTCCCTGGAGGGCTGGGTGGCGTCGAGGCGGTCCTCGGCGCGCTCGTGACCGCGACGACCGGCAGCATTCCGGCGGCGACGGTTCTTGCGGCCGTCCTCATCCATCGTGGAGCGACCTACGCGCTGCCGACGGTCGTCGGCGGGGCCACCGCCGCAGTGCTCGCCGACCGGTGA
- a CDS encoding helix-turn-helix transcriptional regulator — MRVRAVLVVLALVAVVTTPVTGGVTPDTEGLAPTAQADAGQPSGATNTTIAIHPRSNGDARFRVSTGFVLDNTNDSSAFRALGRRFEEGSAGFSVGTFRRAANESSIVTGRSMNVTNVTRNATIVGENASGPDTGRLVLGFTWTGFARTSGDRLIVGDAFNTTRGTWLPGLAANQTLIVESPPRYVVTRSPVGFTNGTLVWNGPESFQPGSPRAVFTSRESANRTPESGGPLASLPALAVGVGIVALTVVGVYAFARHNGDDASTADAPSTDESTASEPAAPPPTETETELLSDEERVEHLLERNDGRMKQAAIVTETGWSNAKVSQLLSAMADEGRVEKLRIGRENLISLPDDGEG, encoded by the coding sequence ATGCGCGTCCGGGCGGTACTCGTCGTCCTCGCCCTCGTGGCCGTCGTCACCACTCCAGTGACCGGAGGGGTCACGCCCGATACAGAGGGGCTCGCGCCGACGGCGCAGGCGGACGCCGGCCAACCCAGCGGCGCGACCAACACGACCATCGCCATCCACCCACGGTCGAACGGTGACGCACGGTTCAGGGTGTCGACGGGGTTCGTCCTCGACAACACGAACGACTCGTCGGCGTTTCGCGCGCTCGGGCGACGGTTCGAGGAGGGAAGCGCCGGTTTCTCGGTCGGAACCTTCCGGCGGGCCGCCAACGAATCGAGCATCGTCACCGGCCGGTCGATGAACGTGACGAACGTCACGCGAAACGCGACCATCGTCGGCGAAAACGCAAGCGGGCCCGACACCGGACGGCTCGTTCTGGGATTCACGTGGACGGGATTCGCCCGGACGAGCGGCGATCGGCTGATCGTCGGAGATGCGTTCAACACCACCCGCGGGACGTGGCTGCCCGGCCTCGCCGCGAACCAGACCCTGATCGTCGAGTCGCCACCGCGATACGTCGTCACCCGTTCGCCGGTCGGATTCACCAACGGCACGCTCGTCTGGAACGGCCCGGAAAGCTTCCAGCCGGGATCGCCGAGAGCCGTGTTCACGAGCCGTGAGAGTGCGAATCGGACGCCTGAATCGGGCGGTCCGCTGGCGTCGCTGCCTGCGCTGGCGGTCGGCGTCGGGATCGTCGCGCTCACCGTCGTCGGGGTCTACGCGTTCGCACGGCACAACGGCGACGATGCATCGACGGCCGACGCGCCATCCACCGACGAATCGACGGCGAGCGAACCCGCCGCGCCACCGCCGACGGAAACGGAGACCGAACTGCTCTCCGACGAGGAGCGCGTCGAGCACCTGCTCGAACGCAACGACGGACGGATGAAACAGGCCGCCATCGTCACCGAGACCGGCTGGTCGAACGCGAAGGTCTCACAGCTGCTCTCGGCGATGGCCGACGAGGGCCGCGTCGAGAAACTCCGCATCGGGCGCGAGAACCTCATCAGCCTCCCGGATGATGGGGAAGGGTGA
- a CDS encoding polyprenyl synthetase family protein, with amino-acid sequence MDDLERRRALVEDRLEAVCEVVEPDTLGARIAHVALSGGKRVRPTVTMLACEAAGGDSEAAVDFAVGIELVHSASLVVDDIIDDSAVRRGTDSAWASFGYGPALITSDGLLGEAFALFATDERAMEVVSEALVELGEGEATELVDRPTAEDEYMELARRKTGALFRAAAELGAVAADADARTVEAFGEYAEGVGVAFQIRDDVLDATADADELGKPTGQDSAMERPSFVEITDLTPTEGTDRARRKADAALSALDSVELADEQAAGYLRDLAEFVVERER; translated from the coding sequence ATGGACGATCTCGAACGCCGGCGGGCGCTCGTCGAGGACCGCCTCGAAGCCGTCTGCGAGGTGGTCGAACCCGACACGCTCGGCGCGCGGATCGCCCACGTCGCGCTCTCGGGTGGCAAGCGTGTCCGCCCGACGGTCACGATGCTGGCCTGCGAGGCCGCCGGCGGCGATAGCGAGGCGGCGGTCGATTTCGCGGTCGGCATCGAACTCGTCCACAGCGCGTCGCTGGTCGTCGACGACATCATCGACGATTCGGCCGTCCGCCGGGGGACCGACAGCGCGTGGGCATCGTTCGGCTACGGCCCGGCGCTCATCACCTCGGACGGCCTGCTCGGCGAGGCGTTCGCGCTGTTCGCGACCGACGAGCGCGCGATGGAGGTCGTCAGCGAGGCGCTGGTCGAACTCGGTGAGGGCGAAGCGACCGAACTCGTCGACCGCCCGACAGCCGAGGACGAGTACATGGAACTCGCGCGCCGGAAGACGGGCGCGCTCTTTCGCGCGGCCGCGGAACTGGGTGCGGTGGCGGCCGACGCCGACGCGCGCACCGTCGAGGCGTTCGGCGAGTACGCCGAAGGGGTGGGTGTCGCCTTCCAGATCCGTGACGACGTGCTCGACGCGACCGCCGACGCCGACGAGCTCGGCAAACCGACCGGGCAGGACAGCGCGATGGAGCGGCCGTCGTTCGTCGAGATCACCGATCTCACGCCCACGGAGGGGACCGACCGCGCACGCCGGAAGGCCGACGCGGCGCTATCGGCACTCGATTCCGTCGAGCTGGCCGACGAACAGGCCGCGGGCTATCTCCGTGATCTCGCAGAGTTCGTCGTGGAACGCGAGCGCTGA
- the ahaH gene encoding ATP synthase archaeal subunit H translates to MARPEVLDRIQDAEREADEILDEAKREREERIAEAREEAEEIREEAREEADELEQQRFEEARAEIEAEREEILAAGEAEREQLEAEARERSDETVEYVVERFVEKVHA, encoded by the coding sequence ATGGCGAGACCAGAGGTTCTCGACCGAATCCAGGACGCCGAGCGGGAGGCCGACGAGATACTCGACGAGGCCAAACGCGAGCGCGAGGAACGCATCGCCGAGGCCCGCGAGGAGGCCGAGGAGATCCGCGAGGAGGCCCGCGAGGAGGCCGATGAACTCGAACAACAGCGCTTCGAGGAGGCCCGCGCGGAGATCGAGGCCGAGCGCGAGGAGATCCTCGCCGCCGGCGAGGCCGAGCGCGAACAGCTCGAAGCGGAGGCACGAGAGCGCAGCGACGAAACCGTCGAGTACGTCGTCGAGCGCTTCGTCGAGAAGGTACATGCTTAG
- a CDS encoding 30S ribosomal protein S19e: MATLYDVPANELIAAVAAELPDSVEEPDWARFAKTGMSRELPPEQDDFWRTRAASLLRRVAIDGEIGVDRLTTAYGGSKGGSNRYTVAPTKSTEGSGKIIRTALQQLEEEGLVETAEGEGRRVTPEGRSLLDETAGDVLADLDRPELERYA, from the coding sequence ATGGCAACTCTCTACGACGTTCCGGCGAACGAGCTCATCGCGGCCGTCGCCGCGGAGCTCCCCGATTCGGTCGAAGAGCCCGACTGGGCACGGTTCGCCAAGACCGGCATGAGTCGCGAACTCCCACCCGAACAGGACGACTTCTGGCGCACCCGCGCCGCGAGTCTCCTCCGTCGCGTCGCCATCGACGGCGAGATCGGCGTCGATCGGCTCACGACCGCCTACGGCGGCTCGAAGGGTGGCTCGAATCGGTACACGGTCGCCCCGACGAAATCCACCGAGGGCAGCGGGAAGATCATCCGTACCGCGCTCCAGCAGCTCGAAGAAGAGGGACTGGTCGAGACCGCCGAAGGCGAGGGGCGACGCGTCACGCCCGAGGGTCGTAGCCTGCTCGACGAGACCGCCGGCGACGTGCTCGCCGACCTCGATCGTCCGGAACTCGAACGCTACGCCTGA
- a CDS encoding type IV pilin yields the protein MSRRAVAPVVGVVLLVGVTVVLAAIVGAFAIGIGDSGNAPEAAITATFGNEHPNQINLTHHSGDVLDVTELTVRVYVDGEPLEKQPNVPFTGTPGFKDTPTGPFNPESDPRWTAGEMASLTIASTTNAPQPTAGSQVTVKIYSEGEPVATART from the coding sequence GTGTCACGCCGTGCCGTCGCCCCGGTCGTCGGCGTCGTCCTCCTCGTCGGCGTCACCGTCGTGCTCGCGGCTATCGTCGGGGCGTTCGCCATCGGCATCGGCGATTCGGGAAACGCACCGGAAGCCGCCATCACGGCGACGTTCGGCAACGAACATCCGAACCAGATCAATCTCACACATCACAGCGGCGACGTGCTCGACGTGACCGAACTCACCGTCCGTGTCTACGTCGACGGTGAACCGCTCGAAAAGCAACCGAATGTCCCGTTTACAGGAACTCCGGGTTTTAAAGACACGCCTACCGGCCCGTTCAATCCCGAAAGCGATCCTCGATGGACGGCAGGCGAGATGGCATCGCTGACCATCGCCAGCACGACCAACGCCCCACAGCCGACCGCTGGTTCGCAGGTCACGGTCAAGATCTATTCCGAGGGCGAACCGGTGGCGACAGCGCGAACCTGA
- a CDS encoding electron transfer flavoprotein subunit beta/FixA family protein: MKVLVAVAEVADVEDEFEIDGLAIDEQYLNYDLNEWDDYAVEAGVQLQEAGDDVEVVSVTIGPERADETIRMALAKGVDRAVRVWDENLEATEYLDSETKADVLAAVVEDEQPDLVLTGVQSDDTAFGATGVSLAEEVGFEWAAVVNDLEYEPGSDTASVHRELEGGVEEFTDVELPAVLTIQTGINEPRYASLRGIRQAQSKEIAPKTLDELGLDASVTDSAVSLTELYEPETESDATLFEGSPDEEADQLAELLRDEGVEA, from the coding sequence ATGAAGGTTCTGGTGGCAGTGGCGGAGGTGGCCGACGTCGAGGACGAGTTCGAAATCGACGGGCTGGCCATCGACGAGCAGTACCTGAACTACGATCTCAACGAGTGGGACGACTACGCCGTCGAGGCGGGCGTCCAGCTCCAGGAAGCGGGCGACGACGTCGAGGTCGTCTCGGTGACGATCGGGCCCGAGCGCGCCGACGAAACCATCCGCATGGCGCTCGCCAAAGGCGTCGATCGTGCCGTCCGTGTCTGGGACGAGAATCTGGAGGCGACGGAGTATCTCGACAGCGAGACCAAAGCCGACGTTCTGGCGGCCGTCGTCGAGGACGAACAGCCCGATCTCGTTCTCACTGGCGTCCAATCGGACGACACCGCCTTCGGCGCGACCGGAGTGTCCCTCGCCGAGGAAGTCGGCTTCGAGTGGGCCGCCGTCGTCAACGATCTCGAATACGAGCCAGGAAGCGACACCGCATCGGTCCACCGAGAACTCGAAGGCGGCGTCGAGGAGTTCACTGACGTCGAACTACCCGCCGTGTTGACCATCCAGACGGGGATCAACGAACCACGGTACGCGAGCCTGCGCGGGATTCGACAGGCCCAGTCCAAGGAGATCGCGCCCAAAACCCTCGACGAACTGGGTCTCGACGCCAGCGTTACTGACAGTGCGGTGTCACTCACCGAGCTCTACGAACCGGAGACCGAAAGCGACGCCACCCTCTTCGAGGGCAGCCCCGACGAGGAGGCCGACCAACTCGCCGAGCTCCTCCGCGACGAGGGGGTCGAAGCATGA
- the thiL gene encoding thiamine-phosphate kinase — translation MDERAALALLSGRVAGAGDDCAVFDGSLLTTDMLHETTDFPDGTTRYTAGWRAVAASLSDVAAMGGAASAAVAVYAAPAFDEDELTAFVKGASDVCESVAAEYVGGDLDTHEEFTAATTVLGRAEDPVLRSGANPGEAICVTGTLGRSAAALRLFERGDDARANELFQFNPRVAAGKAISEHATAMMDSSDGLARSLHQLADASDCGMCVSETLPIDESVEEVADDRDEAHELGVFFGEDFELVFTVSEDDLEAVREDSPVAITRIGTVVEDGVTLDGESLPDRGFTHG, via the coding sequence ATGGACGAACGGGCGGCGCTCGCGCTGCTCTCCGGGCGCGTCGCGGGAGCCGGCGACGACTGTGCGGTCTTCGACGGGTCGCTGCTCACGACGGACATGCTCCACGAGACGACCGACTTCCCCGATGGCACCACCAGATACACGGCCGGCTGGCGGGCGGTCGCGGCCTCGCTCTCGGACGTAGCGGCGATGGGCGGAGCGGCCAGCGCGGCGGTCGCGGTCTACGCTGCCCCCGCGTTCGACGAGGACGAGCTGACGGCGTTCGTCAAGGGAGCCAGCGATGTCTGCGAGTCGGTCGCTGCCGAGTACGTCGGCGGCGATCTCGACACGCACGAGGAGTTCACCGCGGCGACGACGGTGCTCGGGCGGGCCGAAGATCCGGTTCTTCGCTCCGGCGCGAACCCCGGCGAGGCGATCTGCGTCACCGGCACGCTTGGGCGGAGCGCGGCGGCACTCAGGCTGTTCGAGCGCGGCGACGACGCGCGCGCGAACGAACTGTTCCAGTTCAACCCGCGGGTCGCAGCGGGAAAGGCCATCAGCGAGCACGCGACCGCAATGATGGACAGCAGCGATGGGCTCGCACGCTCGCTGCACCAGTTGGCCGACGCGAGCGACTGCGGAATGTGCGTTTCAGAGACGCTCCCGATCGACGAATCGGTCGAGGAAGTCGCCGACGATCGCGACGAGGCTCACGAACTGGGCGTGTTTTTCGGCGAGGATTTCGAACTGGTATTCACGGTTTCCGAGGACGACCTCGAAGCGGTCCGCGAGGACTCACCCGTGGCCATCACGCGCATCGGGACGGTCGTCGAGGACGGCGTCACGCTCGACGGGGAGTCCCTCCCCGACCGCGGGTTCACTCACGGATAG
- a CDS encoding methyltransferase domain-containing protein, translating into MGILENKARAQVFYKYLSNVYDEINPFVWNAEMRAEALDLFDVDEDDRVLDVGCGTGFGTEGLLEHTERVHGLDQSPHQLKRAHGKFGRDGPVKFYRGDAERLPFEDDTFDALWSSGSIEYWPDPVAALRECRRVTEPGGNVLVVGPDAPKTSVVGRLADAIMLFYDEDEADRMFAAADLDVVEHRIQQANPGSPRAITTLARVPE; encoded by the coding sequence ATGGGCATCCTCGAGAACAAGGCGCGTGCACAGGTGTTCTACAAGTACCTCTCGAACGTCTACGACGAGATCAACCCGTTCGTCTGGAACGCCGAGATGCGTGCGGAAGCGCTCGACTTGTTCGACGTCGACGAGGACGATCGCGTGCTCGATGTCGGCTGCGGGACCGGCTTCGGCACCGAGGGGTTGCTCGAACACACCGAACGCGTGCATGGACTCGATCAGAGCCCCCACCAGCTGAAGCGTGCCCACGGGAAGTTCGGGCGGGACGGACCGGTTAAGTTCTACCGTGGGGATGCCGAGCGCCTGCCGTTCGAGGACGATACGTTCGACGCGCTCTGGTCGTCCGGTTCGATCGAATATTGGCCCGATCCCGTGGCGGCCCTGCGCGAGTGCCGGCGCGTCACGGAGCCGGGCGGCAACGTCCTGGTCGTCGGCCCCGACGCGCCGAAGACCTCGGTGGTCGGCCGACTCGCCGACGCGATCATGCTGTTTTACGACGAGGACGAAGCCGATCGGATGTTCGCTGCGGCCGATCTCGACGTGGTCGAACATCGCATCCAGCAGGCCAACCCCGGGAGCCCGCGTGCGATCACGACGCTCGCACGCGTACCTGAGTAG